In the Rhododendron vialii isolate Sample 1 chromosome 2a, ASM3025357v1 genome, TCAAGCATTAATCAAATTTCAACTTATATAAGTAGCAAGAAAGAATATTAATTTGCAACCTCCAAAAACCTTTTTAAGTATAGAAGCTCGCGCAACACACGATATATACAATACTTAATCAACAAAAGAAGTGATCGATTCATTTCTATTTCGGAAAGTGGAAACATACGTGATCACGTTTTGAACTTTCACCTGAAGAAGCTTCACATTGTCTCTGGAATCCGTCCTCCATGATTAGGACAGCGGAGGGTCTCAATGTAGTGGTCCCCCCCAACTAGAGATGTAGTTGGAATGCCAGGAACCACCACTTCCCTTCGTGTTCCTTGCATTGGATTGCAAAGAATTAGTTTATCCCCGTCAAATTCATCTTCTACCGAATCTACCCTTCCTCTGATACctgtaaatctctctctcctcagcaCAAGTTCGTCTTGCACTGACAAACACAACACATCCACTATAGACCTCCCAGGATTAGCaatcgaaaaaaaattcatccacGGCTCTTTCACACCATAATCCATCATCATCCAAACATCAATTCGGTCACTCATCGACCAGACAAGCAAACAGAGACAACCCTCAAGAACCACCATCTCAACCACCATCTCATGATCCCTAGACACGTTATAATCGTACGAGGCAGGCAACTGCACTTCCCTGAAAATCTCATCCACCAAATCGAAGGCAACAACAACGTCAGAATAATCCAAATCATCAGTCCTCCAACATAGCCAATGGAGACGCCCGTTAAAGCAAACCCCACGGCGATGTTCCGCAAGATGATAATGGAAATCTTGAATCATCCTCCAAGCATTAGTTGTCAGTGAATAGACAGCCACAATCCTAACAGCCGCATGATCAGGTTGTCGAAATGCCTTAAAAAGGGGCATCACAACCTTGTAATCATCAGCGGACGCGACATAACCCAACCAAGGTGGATAAAAGACATCCATCGAAATGTATCGAGGAAAAGGGAAAGGCAGTTCCTTCCATTCACTAGTGGATGGATTCCCCAAGAAGTTGTCATAACCATCAAACGAAACTAAAACTAGGCCATCACAAGAGCTCACTGACATGGAGTCGCTAATGACGTGGTCGAACGAAGGAGGATCAAGCTTTTTAGGAGTCGGGTTCGCGTCGGCGAAATCAACGGAGTAGAGATCGAAAGATCTGGTGAAGAGAATGGCTTTAAGTGGGTGGTAGTTGGCTTTGGTTCGATTAAGACGGGTTTCGGCGAAATGGGGGGAAGAGATTAGGGCTTTCCATGAGGGAGAAACGCATTTGAATCGGGAGAGAGATTTGAAGGGTAGTCGAGAGAGTATGACGGTGATGATTTCCTGGGGAAGGGCTCCGGCGTCGGACATGGTCGCCGGATGTGAGGTTTTTGGGTGGTTGCGTCAAGCTATCAGCTATGGCAAAAGATGCGGGAGTTGCGGCCTGCAAGTGGAAAGTAGCGAAGTTTGGTGGTGTAATTATTAGTCCCTTGGCCCAACGGAGTTAAATTATGACCATGCAAATGAATTCAGAGTAGTTTGATGCACGTAACGGCCGTAAACAAGCCGAATCCAGTTTTGTTGAGTTCGAGTTCTGCTCGTCTATTAAAATAGCCAAAAAACTTAACGAGTTGAGCCCTTAATAAGTCgaacttagtcatttactaaagaAGTCTCTTTAATCGAACTGAGCCTCCTTTAACAAAACGAGCTTTTGTCGAGCGAGTTGAGTGGACTCATTTACTTTAATATCccaaatttttctttattgtagAAAAAAAGGGAATTCGAGATTTATAttagtttctttatttttggatagtgataatgt is a window encoding:
- the LOC131313821 gene encoding F-box/kelch-repeat protein At3g06240-like, producing the protein MSDAGALPQEIITVILSRLPFKSLSRFKCVSPSWKALISSPHFAETRLNRTKANYHPLKAILFTRSFDLYSVDFADANPTPKKLDPPSFDHVISDSMSVSSCDGLVLVSFDGYDNFLGNPSTSEWKELPFPFPRYISMDVFYPPWLGYVASADDYKVVMPLFKAFRQPDHAAVRIVAVYSLTTNAWRMIQDFHYHLAEHRRGVCFNGRLHWLCWRTDDLDYSDVVVAFDLVDEIFREVQLPASYDYNVSRDHEMVVEMVVLEGCLCLLVWSMSDRIDVWMMMDYGVKEPWMNFFSIANPGRSIVDVLCLSVQDELVLRRERFTGIRGRVDSVEDEFDGDKLILCNPMQGTRREVVVPGIPTTSLVGGDHYIETLRCPNHGGRIPETM